The sequence below is a genomic window from Streptomyces sudanensis.
CCGGCGCAGAAGGACCCGAAGAAGCGCCTCACCCCGCTCGGCCGCAAGCTGGCCCAGCTCCCCGTCGACCCGCGCCTGGCGCGCATGGTGCTGGAGGCCGACAGGAACGGCTGCGTCCGCGAGGTCATGGTCATCGCGGCGGCCCTGTCCATCCAGGACCCGCGCGAGCGGCCCGCCGAGAAGCAGGCGCAGGCCGACCAGCAGCACGCCCGCTTCAAGGACGAGACGTCCGACTTCCTCGCCTTCCTCAACCTCTGGCGGTACGTCCGCGAGCAGCAGAAGGCGCTGTCGTCGTCGGCGTTCCGCCGGATGTGCAAGTCGGAGTACCTCAACTACCTGCGCATCCGCGAGTGGCAGGACATCTACAGCCAGCTGCGCACCGTCGCCAAGCAGATGGGGATGCACGTCAACGAGGAGGACGCGGACGAGCGGCGCGTCCACGTGTCGCTCCTCGCGGGCCTGCTCTCCCACATCGGCGTGAAGGACGTGAAGGAGGGCGCGAAGAACGAGTACCTGGGCGCGCGGAACGCCAAGTTCGCGATCTTCCCCGGCTCCGCGCTGTTCAGGAAGCCGCCGCGGTTCGTGATGTCGGCCGAACTGGTCGAGACGTCGCGGCTGTGGGCGCGGGTCAACGCGAGGATCGAGCCCGAGTGGATCGAGCCGCTCGCCGGGCACCTGCTGAAGCGCACGTACTCGGAGCCGCACTGGGAGAAGGACCAGGCGGCCGTGATGGCGTACGAGAAGGTGACGCTGTACGGCGTGCCGATCGTCGCCCAGCGCAAGGTCAACTACGGCCGCATCGACCCCGAGGTGTCGCGCGACCTGTTCATCCGGAACGCCCTGGTGGAGGGCGACTGGCGCACCCACCACAAGTTCTTCGCCGACAACCGCAGGCTGCTCACCGAGGTCGAGGAGCTGGAGCACCGGGCGCGGCGCCGGGACATCCTCGTCGACGACGAGACCCTGTTCGACTTCTACGACCGGCGGATCCCAGCGCACGTCGTGTCGGGCGCCCACTTCGACTCGTGGTGGAAGCACAAGCGCCGGGACGAGCCCGAGCTGCTCGACTTCGAGCGCGAGATGCTCATCAACGAGAAGGCCGGCGCGGTCACCAAGGCCGACTACCCGGACACCTGGCGGCAGGGCCGGCTCGCGTTCCGCGTCACGTACCAGTTCGAGCCGGGTGCCGACGCCGACGGCGTCACCGTCCACGTGCCGCTCCAGGTGCTGAACCAGGTGACCGGCGAGGGCTTCGACTGGCAGATCCCGGGGCTGCGCGAGGAGGTCGTGACGGAGCTGATCCGCTCCCTCCCGAAGCCGATCCGCCGCAACTACGTGCCGGCGCCGAACTTCGCGAAGCGGTTCCTGGCCGCGGCGGCGCCCGGCGCGGAGCCGCTGACGTCCGTCCTGGCGCGGGAGCTGAAGCGCATGGTGGGCGTCCCGGTGAGCCCGGACGACTTCGACTGGACGAAGGTCCCCGACCATCTGAAGATCACCTTCCGGATCGTCGACGAGCGGCGCCGCAAACTCGCCGAGGACAAGGACCTGGAGGCGCTGAGGCTGAGGCTGCGCCCGAAGACCCGCCAGGCCCTGTCGAAGGCCGCGGCGGCCGCCACGGCGGGCCCCTCGGGCCCGGGGAGCGGGTCGCTGGAGCGCTCGGGCCTGACGGACTGGACGATCGGCACCCTCACCCGCGTCTTCGAGACCCGCCGGGCGGGCCAGCCGGTGAAGGCGTACCCGGCACTCGTCGACCAGGGCGAGACGGTCGCCGTGCGCCTCTTCGACACCGAGGCCGAGCAGACGCGGGCGATGTGGCGGGGCACCCGGAGGCTCGTCATGCTGAACATCCCGGTGAATCCGGCGAAGTTCGCGTCCGACAAGCTGACGAACCAGCAGAAGCTGGCCCTGTCCCGCAATCCGCACGGCTCGGTGCAGGCCCTGTTCGAGGACTGCGCGACGGCGGCGGCGGACCGGCTGATCGCCGACCACGGCGGTCCGGCCTGGGACGAGGAGGCGTACCGAAAGCTCTACGACGGCGTCCGCGCCGACCTGGTCGACCTGACCGTGCGGACGGTGGACCAGGTCCAGCAGATCCTGGCCGCCTGGCAGTCCTGCGAGCGGCGCCTGAAGACCGTGACCAGCCCGGTCCTGGTGAACAACGTGCAGGACGTGCGCGAGCAGCTGGCGGCGCTCGTGCCGCCCGGCTTCGTCACCGCGACGGGCCTGCGCCGCCTGCCGGACCTGATGCGGTACCTGGTGGCGGTGGACCGGCGCCTCCAGCAGATGCCGACGTCGGCGCAGCGGGACACCGCCCGCATGGAGAGGGTCCACGAGATGCAGGACGAGTACGCGTGGCTGCTGGAGCAGTTCCCGGAGGGGCGGCCGGTGCCGCAGGAGGTGCTGGACGTCCGGTGGATGATCGAGGAGCTGCGGGTGAGCTACTTCGCGCACGCCCTGGGGACGGCGTACCCGGTGTCGGACAAGCGGATCGTGAAGGCGATCGACGCGCTGGCGCCGTGAAACCGGGCGGCGCGGTGACGGTGCGGTCGCCTTGGGTGAGTTCGACCGCACGGTCTGACCTGCTGTAGAGTCTCTCTCGCAGCCAAGGAGCGAACGGCTGCGAAACCTGGTCCTGTGGATCAGTTTGGAGTGCTCGCCACCCTGTCAAGGTGGAGGCCGCGGGTTCAAATCCCGTCAGGACCGCATCGATCGACCGAGGCCCGCACCATCAGGTGCGGGCCTCGGTCGTGCTTCCGTACCCCGTACCCCGCGGGGCCTCGGGCCGTCTCGCCGCCTACGGCCGGGCGGCGCGTCGGTCGGGATGGCGCCCAGGCCACCGGCCGTCTCCCGAAGGCGTTCCGGTACGGGGCCTACGCGCTCCCGCCTCTCCGTTCCCGGCACCGGGCGAACACCCTTCTCCCGTACGCCGCCCCGCGTCCGGAGCGGCGCGGGCGGGGCCGGGGGCGCCGGCACAAGGTCGCCGACCGCTCCTGACGGGACGTCGAAGCCCCCGCCGCGATGTGACGCGAGTCACGGAACCCTTCCGGGAAACGGCCCCACCGGCCCCTTCCGCCCATCAGGCCCATTTAATGTGTGCAATTGCACTGCCCTCCACCGTCGTCGCGGCACAAAAAAAGGATCGCGCCGGACCCGGCGGAGTCCAGCGCGATCGATGACGTCAGCCCGTTGGGGCGGGTGGCCGCCAGTGGAGCACGAAGCGGGCGGGCCGGGTTGGGGGACCCGGAAGAGCCCGGTTCACAGGGGGTGTTCAGGCCTCGCTACGCTGCTGCGGGATACCCGCGAGCAGCGCACGGACCTCTGCCTCGCGGTACCGTCGGTGTCCACCCAGCGTGCGGATGGACGTGAGCTTGCCTGCCTTGGCCCAGCGGGTCACCGTCTTCGGGTCCACGCGGAACATCGTGGCGACCTCGGCGGGGGTCAGCAGCGGCTCAGCATCAGGGGTGCGAGCGGTCATGAGCGGCCTCCTCGGGAGAACCGACGTTCTCGGTTCTTTCCTCTAAATTCTGCACCTTGACCCGCGTTGCCCGAAATGGCGGACGCGGGCCGAGTCGGTTATAGGACGAACGGCTTGTCCTCGGCACTACAACTACACCATCTGTCCAGCCACCTTCGGCCAAACCGATGGAATTGCCCTCTCAGGCATCCATCAACGGCGGAAGTCGATGGACCATGCCATAGCGGACAGTCACGTCACAGTGACGATCAGTCACAGAGCGATCAGGAGCCACCAGACCCCCCATAGCGTGCAATGCTGAGCCTTCCACCCATAGTTGGGCGGAAAGAGTCCTCCCCGGACTCCTTGTCCTATTTTGGCACGAGGTTGGGCGATGGGCGCAAGAGCCACTGTCAGTGCGATCCATCACCCTTGGGACAAAGGCCCGGTTCGGCGGAGAGCCGTCCGTCTTACGACGTCACACAAGACTCAGGCGCAACAGCCTCCGGCGCAACAGCCTTAACTGGGGAATCTTCGGTTCAGTTGGCGGACTGCCGCTCCCGCACCGCGCGCCACCGCTCCGCGAGCCGTTCGTAGGCCACCCCCGCGGCCGCCTCGTCGCCGTTCCGGAGCGCGGCGATGCCCGTCGCGACGTCCGCCGCGGACCGGTCCCCGGCGAGCAGCTCCGCCGGCAGGGCGTGCACCAGGCCGCCGTAGTCCAGCTCCACCAGCGAACGCGGGTGGAACTCCTCCAGCCACCGCCCCACGTCCACCAGGCCCTCCGTGAGCGGTCCCTCGTCGATCGACTCGCGCAGCGTCCGCAGCGACCGCGCCACCCGCCGCCGCGCCTGGACCATCGGCGTCCGGTACCGCAGCATCGGCGCCTCCCCGCCCCCGTCGCCCGGTACGTACTCGCGCTCCTCGTCCGCGAAGAGGACGAACCAGCGCACGGGCACCTGCCACACGGCGCTCCTGATCCACGGCCGCGCGTCCGGGTTCCGCTCCCGCCACCGCTCGTGGTCCGCCTCCGCCTGCCCCCGCACCACCGGCGGCACCGCCGCGTCCAGCACGGGCCGCGGCAGCAGCCCCGGCGACTCCCCCAGCGCCAGCCAGGCGCGCAGCCGCGTGCGCCACGGGCAGACGCACAGCGCGCCGCCCGACTCCGTCACGAACGCGTCGCCGCTCTCGTGCACCGGCACGGGCACGGGCGGCGTCGACACCAGATCGGCCAGGGCGCGCCGCAGCTCGTCCTGCGCCGTGGGGGCCCCACCGCGCAGGACGCGCTCCGCGTAACGGGTCCAGTGGGTGCGCTCGGGCTCCGGGAAGGCGGCCAGGGGTTCGTAGACGCGCAGGTAGGAGGCGTACGGGACGAGGACCGAGGAGACAGCCGGCATGCGCCGCATCCTTCCACGCGCACACCTGCCGGGGAGGTGATCCTGCCCACTGCGTCGGCTTTACGGCCAGGTAGGACTTACCCTCTTGCCGAGCAGGCCCCTTCCCACCCCTGGAGGGGCCGACACCGCCGCTTCGTACTTGGGAGTCACCACCGTGACCGATCTGACCGACGGCGTCCTGCACACCCTGTTCCGCTCGGAGCAGGGTGGCCACGAGCAAGTCGTGCTGTGCCAGGACCGCGCCTCCGGCCTGAAGGCCGTCATCGCCATCCACTCGACCGCCCTGGGCAACGCCCTCGGCGGTACCCGCTTCTACCCCTACGCATCCGAGGAGGCGGCCCTCCTCGACGCACTCAACCTGTCGCGGGGAATGTCGTATAAGAACGCCCTGGCCGGTCTGGAGCACGGCGGCGGCAAGGCCGTGATCATCGGTGACCCCGAGGTCGTCAAGACCGAGGAGCTGCTCCTGGCCTACGGCCGGATGGTGGCCTCCCTGGGCGGCCGTTACGTCACGGCCTGCGACGTCGGCACGTACGTGGCCGACATGGACGTGATCGCCCGCGAGTGCCGCTGGACGACCGGCCGCTCCCCCGAGAACGGCGGTGCCGGGGACTCCTCGGTCCTCACCTCGTTCGGCGTCTTCCAGGGCATGCGCGCCTCCGCCCAGCACCTGTGGGGCGACCCGACGCTGAGCGGCCGCACGGTCGGCGTCGCGGGCGTCGGCAAGGTCGGCCACTACCTGGTCGAGCACCTGCTGCAGGACGGCGCCGAGGTCGTGATCACGGATGTGCGGGAGGAGTCGGTGCGCCGCATCACCGACCGGTTCCCGCAGGTCCGGGTGGCCGCCGACACGGACGCCCTGATCCGCACCGAGGGCCTGGACGTCTACGCGCCGTGCGCGCTCGGCGGCGCCCTCAACGACGACACCGTGCCCGTCCTGACGGCGAAGGTGGTGTGCGGCGCGGCCAACAACCAGCTCGCGCACCCGGGCGTCGAGAAGGACCTCGCCGAGCGCGGGATCCTCTACGCGCCCGACTACGTCGTCAACGCCGGCGGCGTGATCCAGGTCGCCGACGAACTCCACGGCTTCGACTTCGAGCGGTGCAGGGCGAAGACGGCGAAGATCTTCGACACCACCCTGGCGATCTTCGCACGTGCGAAGGAAGACGGCATCCCGCCGGCCGCCGCGGCCGACCGGATCGCCGAGCAGCGGATGGCCGACGCCCGCCGCGCGTAGCACCGCGCACGGACCGTTTCCGGTCACGGAGCGCGCGTCCGCCGGGTGAGCACCCTTGACAGGACACCCGACGGACGGCTCCGCGCCTGCCCAGAGGCATCTTTCGGCCACTCTGCGCATTGGTGCGTTCGTACAGGCGTGCGTTCGCCCTGAGAGAGAGATGGCTCACGCCGGTCGGCGGGTCGACCTTGGGAAGAGGTTAAAATCGCAGTTGACCAGCGAGGACGGGGCTCCTCGCCGGTTCGGCTCCGAGGCGCGTGATGCGGGCGGCGTACCGTATGGCCGCGGAAGCAGGTACCGTTAAAGCCCACGGGCCGGTCTCTCCACGGAGAGTCCGTTCCGCACCATGAACGCGTGTCAAGACTCTGGGGCCGTCGAGCCCCGTCATCGAGGGGGTCGAGCCATGGGGCGCGGCCGGGCCAAGGCCAAGCAGACGAAGGTCGCCCGCCAGCTGAAGTACAACAGCGGTGGGACGGACCTCGCACGGCTGGCCAGCGAGCTGGGCGCATCGACTTCGAGTCAGCCTCCGAACGGAGAGCCGTTCGAGGACGACGACGAGGAAGACGACCCGTACGCCCGCTACGCGGAGCTGTACAACGACGAGGATGACGAGGACGAGGAGTCCGGTCCGTCATCCCAGCGTCGCGGCGCTTGAC
It includes:
- the hrpA gene encoding ATP-dependent RNA helicase HrpA; the encoded protein is MSTSFADLQGLLAEVPLRDAHRLGRRLEGARRIHKPEARQAVLDEIAAEAAKAAARTAERASRVPEVTYPEQLPVSRKKDEILEAIRDHQVVIVAGETGSGKTTQIPKICLELGRGVRGMIGHTQPRRLAARTVAERVAEELRTPLGEAVGWKVRFTDQVGSGTFVKLMTDGILLAEIQTDRELRAYDTIIIDEAHERSLNIDFLLGYLAQLLPRRPDLKVVITSATIDPERFSRHFGDAPIVEVSGRTYPVEVRYRPLLEEDSEEPDRDQITAICDAVDELQAEGPGDILVFLSGEREIRDTADALLKRKLRNTEVLPLYARLSHAEQHRVFQQHAGRRVVLATNVAETSLTVPGIKYVVDPGTARISRYSHRTKVQRLPIEPISQASANQRKGRCGRTSDGICIRLYSEEDFLARPEFTDAEILRTNLASVILQMTAAGLGDIEKFPFIDPPDHRNIRDGVQLLQELGALDPAQKDPKKRLTPLGRKLAQLPVDPRLARMVLEADRNGCVREVMVIAAALSIQDPRERPAEKQAQADQQHARFKDETSDFLAFLNLWRYVREQQKALSSSAFRRMCKSEYLNYLRIREWQDIYSQLRTVAKQMGMHVNEEDADERRVHVSLLAGLLSHIGVKDVKEGAKNEYLGARNAKFAIFPGSALFRKPPRFVMSAELVETSRLWARVNARIEPEWIEPLAGHLLKRTYSEPHWEKDQAAVMAYEKVTLYGVPIVAQRKVNYGRIDPEVSRDLFIRNALVEGDWRTHHKFFADNRRLLTEVEELEHRARRRDILVDDETLFDFYDRRIPAHVVSGAHFDSWWKHKRRDEPELLDFEREMLINEKAGAVTKADYPDTWRQGRLAFRVTYQFEPGADADGVTVHVPLQVLNQVTGEGFDWQIPGLREEVVTELIRSLPKPIRRNYVPAPNFAKRFLAAAAPGAEPLTSVLARELKRMVGVPVSPDDFDWTKVPDHLKITFRIVDERRRKLAEDKDLEALRLRLRPKTRQALSKAAAAATAGPSGPGSGSLERSGLTDWTIGTLTRVFETRRAGQPVKAYPALVDQGETVAVRLFDTEAEQTRAMWRGTRRLVMLNIPVNPAKFASDKLTNQQKLALSRNPHGSVQALFEDCATAAADRLIADHGGPAWDEEAYRKLYDGVRADLVDLTVRTVDQVQQILAAWQSCERRLKTVTSPVLVNNVQDVREQLAALVPPGFVTATGLRRLPDLMRYLVAVDRRLQQMPTSAQRDTARMERVHEMQDEYAWLLEQFPEGRPVPQEVLDVRWMIEELRVSYFAHALGTAYPVSDKRIVKAIDALAP
- the bldC gene encoding developmental transcriptional regulator BldC, giving the protein MTARTPDAEPLLTPAEVATMFRVDPKTVTRWAKAGKLTSIRTLGGHRRYREAEVRALLAGIPQQRSEA
- a CDS encoding Leu/Phe/Val dehydrogenase, whose amino-acid sequence is MTDLTDGVLHTLFRSEQGGHEQVVLCQDRASGLKAVIAIHSTALGNALGGTRFYPYASEEAALLDALNLSRGMSYKNALAGLEHGGGKAVIIGDPEVVKTEELLLAYGRMVASLGGRYVTACDVGTYVADMDVIARECRWTTGRSPENGGAGDSSVLTSFGVFQGMRASAQHLWGDPTLSGRTVGVAGVGKVGHYLVEHLLQDGAEVVITDVREESVRRITDRFPQVRVAADTDALIRTEGLDVYAPCALGGALNDDTVPVLTAKVVCGAANNQLAHPGVEKDLAERGILYAPDYVVNAGGVIQVADELHGFDFERCRAKTAKIFDTTLAIFARAKEDGIPPAAAADRIAEQRMADARRA
- a CDS encoding DUF3073 domain-containing protein; the encoded protein is MGRGRAKAKQTKVARQLKYNSGGTDLARLASELGASTSSQPPNGEPFEDDDEEDDPYARYAELYNDEDDEDEESGPSSQRRGA